The Cystobacter ferrugineus genome includes the window AGCCCGTGGTGGAGCTGGGTCCGGGCCTGGGCCACCTCACGCGCTTCCTGGCCGCCACGCGCGCGGCCGTGACGGTGGTGGAGAAGGACCGCGACATGATCGCGGTGCTGGAGAAGGAGGCCATCCCCGGGGTGCGCGTGGTGGATGGCAACGCGGCCACGGTGGACTTCGCCGAGGTGGCGGGCGCCCCCGAGGTGAAGGTCGCGGGCAATCTGCCCTACCACCTGACGAGCTCCATCCTCTTCCAGGTGCTCGAGCAGCGCGAGCACGTGACGCGCGCCGTCTTCACCCTGCAGAAGGAAGTGGTGGACCGGCTGTCGGCGGAGCCGGGCGGGCGGGAGTACGGGCTGCTCACCGCCATCCTCGGCCTGTACTTCAGCGCGGAGAACCTCTTCGACATCGAGGCGGAGCGCTTCCATCCGCCGCCCAAGGTGGACTCGGCGGTGCTGCGGCTCATCCGCCGCCCCGAGCCCCTGGCGCCGGTGGTGGACGGCGCGCGCTTCATCCGCGTGGTGAAGGCGGGCTTCGCCCAGCGTCGCAAGACGCTCATCAACTCGCTCAAGTCCGACAAGTCGCTGGGCACGCACGAGCAGCTCCTCGCGGCCCTGGCGGCGGCGGGCATCGATCCCACCCGGCGCGCGGAGACGCTCTCGTCCGTGGAGTTCGCCGCCCTCGAGCGCGCGCTGGGTCCCGTGGAGGAGGCGCGCGGCGCGTGAAGCCCCTGCCCGTGGAGACCCTGGAGCCCATCCTCCAGCGCTTCGGCGTGGTGTTCGCGGTGTTCGCGCGCGTGGAGGGGCAGGTGCTCCTGCAGTGGGGAGACCCGGCACCCATTCCGGTGCTCGACGAGAACGCCTTCGTGGGCGCCACGCGGGACATGGCTCGGGTGTACCGCTCGTTGGATAGGATGTTGCTGCCGCAGATGGACGTGCAGGGCGAGCACCTCGGCATCCGCTCCAAGGTGGGCGAGAAGGTGGTGTACGCGCTCTTCTTCGAGACGCGGCGCTTCGAGTCGGCTTCACCCGTGGAGCGGCTGCGCACCGAGTACTCGTTCTGCAAGTCCCTGAGCAACGCGGTGGACACCGTCCTCCAGGGATGGCTGGCCGCGCGCTGAGCGGGCTCGGGGGCTCCCAGCTCAGGGGCCGCCGAACACCTTGGCCAGCTCCCCCTGGTGCGCGAGCCAGGCGCGGAACTCCACCTCGGACAGCCGCATGCGCGCGAGCACGCCACGGAGGATCTCCTCCGGGGAACGCTCCCGCTGGCGCTTGAGCTCCAGGGCCATCTTGAGCAGGGCCACTCCGTAGAGGGGATCCGGCGGCGGGGGAGGCTCGCTCGTTCCGGTGGCCGGGGCCTGGGAGGGCTCCAGCTCGGTGATCGTCCTCGCTCGCTGACGTCGGCTCATCGCTCCAGGTCCTCGCGTGTCCCGCTTGCTTCCTCGCGTGGGCATCCCTGGTAGTGGACGCCTCTCGGGCCGTCAAGCCCGGCGTGCCCCTGAGGAGCGCGAACATTGCCCGCTCGCGGGTCCCGTGCTCTTATCCGCGCCCCGCCGTGGGTCGTGGCCGAGGGGCCGCGCTCCTGGGCGGAGTTTCAGCGAAGTTCGGAGGTCTCGAAGCGGATGGACAACCGCTACATCGTGGTCGAGGGGCCCATCGGCGTCGGTAAGACGAGTCTCTCCAACATCCTCGCCGAGCGCTTCGGCGCGCGGCGCATCTTCGAGATCGTCGAGGAGAATCCCTTCCTCGCCAATTTCTACTCGGACCGGCAGAAGTACGCCTTCCAGACGCAGATCTTCTTCCTGCTCTCGCGCTTCAAGCAGCAGCAGGAGCTGTTCCAGACGGACCTGTTCCAGTCGGTGACGGTCAGCGACTACCTGTTCGCCAAGGATCGCATCTTCGCGTGTCTGACGCTGGACTCGCACGAGCTGGCCCTCTACGAGCGCGTCTTCGAGGCGCTCGCGCCGCGGGTGACCCGGCCCGACCTGGTCATCTACCTGAAGGCCCGTCTGGACGTGCTGCTCCACCGCATCAAGAAGCGGGGCCGCGAGTTCGAGCGCCAGTTCGACGCGGGCTATCTGGAGGAGCTCGTCCACGCCTACAACGACTTCTTCTCCCGCTACACGGAGACGCCGCTGCTGGTGGTGGACACGTCGGACATCGACTTCGTCCACAACGAAGGTGACCTGAAGGGTCTGCTGGCGTCCATCGACCGGGCGCAGCTCTCCCAGGGCAAGCGCGCCTGAGCGGCGCCCGTTCGCCCGTCCGGTCTCAAAGAGGGCCCCACGGCGCGCGCAAGGGCGTTAGAGTGTTCCTCGGTGGCCGTCCAAGGCGATCCCCCTCGGGGGACGGTGAAGGACGTCCATGCTCGTACCGCAGGAACCCTACCCCTCACCACTAGGAGGTGAACCGTGAAGGACAAGGTCACCATCCACACGTTGAAGCGCCAGAAGCAGGCCGGCCAGAAGATCTGCATGGTCACGGCCTACGATGCCACCTTCGCCCGGCTGTTCGACGAGGCCGGAGCCGACGTTCTGCTCATCGGGGACTCGCTGGGCATGGTCGTCCAGGGTCACGACTCCACCCTCCCGGTCACCATGGATCAGATGGTGTACCACTCGGCCATGGTGGCTCGGGGCACGAAGCGGGCGCTGGTGGTGGGCGACATGCCCTTCATGAGCTACCAGGTGTCGGTGCAGGAGGCGGTTCGCAACGCGGGCCGCCTGGTGGCCGAGGGCAACGTGGGCGGCGTGAAGCTCGAGGGGGGCGCGGAGTTCGCCGACGTCGTGTCGGCCATCGTGCGCGCCAGCATCCCGGTCATGGGGCACCTGGGCCTCACGCCCCAGTCGGTGCACAAGATGGGGGGCTACGTGGTGCAGGGCCGCGACGAGGATGCCGCGCGCAAGATGATGGACGACGCCCTCGCGTTGGAGCGCGCCGGGTGCTTCTCGCTGGTGCTCGAGGGCGTGCCGCTGGAGCTGGCGCGGCAGATCACCCAGAAGCTCACCATCCCCACCATTGGCATCGGCGCTGGCAAGCACTGCGATGGCCAGGTGCTCGTCTGCTACGACCTGCTGGGGATGAATCCGGACTTCAAGCCCAAGTTCGTCAAGCGCTTCACCAACCTGCACGGCTCCATCACCGAGGCGGCGGGCGCCTACTTCTCCGAGGTGCGCGCGGGCAGCTTCCCGGACGAGGAGCACTCCTTCAAGGGCAAGCAGCCCGTGCGGCTGATTCCCACGCAGCCGGCCGTCACGGACGCGCTGCCCACCACCGAGGTGGGTGACAAGGTGGGTCCCATCTACGGAGCTCCGGTCTGACCCATGGCCCCGCTCGTCCTTCGCACTGTCGCCGAGACCGCCGCCTGGGTGGAGTCACTTCGCCGCTCGGGCCGGAGTCTGGCCCTGGTGCCCACCATGGGCTACCTGCATGAGGGCCACCTGTCGTTGATGCGCGAGGGGCGCCGCCGGGCCGACGTCGTCGCGGCCTCCATCTTCGTCAACCCCACCCAGTTCGGTCCCAACGAGGACCTGTCGCGCTACCCGCGCGACCTGGAGGGCGACCTGGCCAAGTGCGCCAGTGCCGGCGCGGAGGCGGTGTTCACCCCCGAGCCGGCGGAGATGTACCCGCCCGGCTTCCAGACGTCGGTGACGGTGGGGGAGGTGAGCCAGGGCCTGTGCGGCGCGCGCCGGCCCGGCCACTTCCAGGGCGTGGCCACGGTGGTGACGAAGCTCTTGTGCCTCTTCAAGCCCCGGGTGGCCCTCTTCGGCGAGAAGGACTACCAGCAGCTCCAGGTCATCCGCGCCCTCGAGCGGGATTTGAGCCTGGGGGTGGAGATCGTCGGCATGCCCACCGTGCGTGAGCCGGACGGGCTCGCCATGAGCTCGCGCAATGCCTACCTGTCGCCGGAGGAGCGTCACCGGGCGCTCGCGCTGTCGCGGGGCATGGCGGGCGCCCAGGCGCTCTACCAGGGCGGCACCCGTGAGGCCGCGGCGCTCGTCGACGTGGTGCGCCGTGAACTGGCGGCGGCGGGGCTGCGCGAGGATTATGTGGAGCTGGTGGATGCCACGACGTTGAAGCCCCTGTCCGCCGTGACGCCGGGGCTGCCCGCGCGGATGATCGTCGCGGCCTTCGCCGGGAAGACCCGGCTCATCGACAACCAGCCCATCGGGGGCTAGAGGACACGCGCGAATGTCGGGTGCGAAGGGTAAGGGTGGCGGGAAGGGCGCGACGGGCGAACCCGGCATCAAGATCATCACGGAGAACCGCAAGGCGCGCGCCAGCTACTCCGTGGACGAGAAGCTGGAGGCGGGCCTGATGCTCACCGGCAGCGAGGTGAAGGCGCTGCGGGCCGGCACGGTCAACCTGTCGGACGCGTACGCGCTGCCCAAGGGCGACGAGCTCTACCTGCTCAACGCCCACATCGGTACCTACAACCCCTCCAGCTTCTTCTCCCACGAGCCCCTGCGGGGCCGGAAGTTGCTCCTGCACCGCGAGCAGCTCGATCGCTGGATGGCGAAGGTGCGCGAGCGCGGCTATTCCATCATTCCGCTGCTCATGTATTTCAAGCAGGGCCGGGCCAAGGTGGAGCTCGGGCTGTGCCGCGGAAAGACCCACGAAGACAGACGGCAGGACATCAAGGAACGGGAGACGAAGCGGGAGATGGACCGGGCGATGCGCCGTCGCTGAAACGCCCCCCCTCCCGCCGGCGACGGCGATGGACAATAAGGTTCCCGAGAAGAAGGCGCGGTTGCTCGCCGCGCTCGACAAGGGGATGGTGATGATCCACCTGGACGCGCGTCGTCCGGGGGTGCTCGTTCCCCACTCGCTGCGCAATGAGTCCCACCTGCGCCTCAATCTCTCCTACCGGTTCGATCCGCCGGACCTGACGGTGGGGGAGTGGGGCGTGCGCTGCACGCTGAGCTTCTCGGGGAGCCGCTTCAAGGTGGCCGTGCCGTGGTCCTCGCTCTTCGCCGTCACCAGCCACGTGACGAAGGAGTCCTGGGCCTATCCGGACGACATGCCGATCGAGCTGCTCCAGCAGTCGATGGTGACGACCAAGGTGCCCGAGGGGGTGCCGGAGCCGGCGAGCCCGCCCCCGCCTCCGGTGGAGCGTCCCCGGGCCGTGCTGCGCGAGGTGCTGCCTCCGCCGGAGTCCCCGGTGCCGCCGCCCGCCGAGTCCGAGGGCCCCAAGGACGAGCCGCCCGAGCCCCGGCGGGGCCACCTGCGTCTGGTGAAGTGAGGCGCGGGCTCCGCGCCCGTCCTCAGCGCTTGAGCTGGACGTCGAGCGACACCGGCTGGTTTCCCGTGATGGTTCCCTTCCAGGGCTTGTAGCCCTTGAGGGTGAGCCGCACGGGGATGTCCTGCTCGGGGTAGGTATTGTCGATGAACAGGGGCGTGGTGCCCACGACCTTGCCGTCCACGCTCACCGTGGCGCCCGAGGGGGTGCTCTGGATGGAGAGGATGGCGGAGTGGGGCGCGAAGCCCTGGGAGGCGCGCAGCCGCGTGAGCAGGGGCTCCGCGTGGGGCCATGCCACCCAGAGCGCTCCGCCGACTCCTCCCAGCACGAGCAGCGTCGTGAGCAGGGAGCGCAGGCGTCGGCGCCAGGGGCCGCGCATGTCGACCGGCACATAGGTGTTGACGGGCTGGGGGGCCCGTTCGGCGAGCCGCAGGGGCTCCGCGTGGGCTGCTCGTGGCTCGCCGAGTTCCAGTGGGGAGGGCTCCGCCCGCTCCGGTGTCCGGGAGGGGGGCGCGAGCTCGAGGGGCGTGTCGTCCCGGCCGAGGGGGGAGATGACGGGGGGTTGCGTCTGGCCGCAGCGTGGGCACCGGGCTCCGTCCTGGGGAAGGGGGGCATGGCAGTGGCCACAACGCGAAGGGGGCGGGGAGGTGGACACGGGCTCGGTCCGGACGACCTGTCCGCTCGTGCTGAGCGCGGGTCCGCCTGGCACCTCATCCCAGTCCTCCTCGGGCGGGAGCTCGGAGTCGGAGGGTTTCATGGCGTCGGAGGGGAGCGTCGGTTGACGGACGGTGTGGGTCTGCGCATGGGGCTGCTCGGCGGGTTCTTCCCGCTCGAGCAGGGTTGGGGGCGGGTGGAGTTGGGCGATGAAGGTGGCCAGGGCGTGTGAGCTGGCGGGCTCGCCACTCTGGGCGAGGTAGCGCGACAGGGCCTCGGCCATGTCCTCGGGCCGGGGGAAGCGCTGGGCGGGGGCGCGGGCCAGGGCGCGGAGGATCACCGCGCTCAAGGGAGGGGGGACCCCGGGGAGGGGCGCGGGCTCCATCTGGATGATGGCCAGCGCGAGCGCCATGGGATCCTCCGACTCGCCCGGCTCGAAGGGGTGGCGCCCGGAGAGCAGCTCATGGAGCACGACGCCGAGCGCGAACTGGTCGCTCGCGGCGGTGGCGGGCTCGCCCCGGAGCACCTCCGGCGCGGAGTAGGGCAGCTTGCCCTTGAAGGTGCCGGGTTGGGAGCCCACGGAGACGCCTTCCAGGCGGGCGATGCCGAAGTCCGTCACCTTCACCTCGCCCTCGCGCGACACGAGGATGTTGGAGGGCGAGACGTCGCGGTGGGCGGTGAGCACGGGGCGGCCGTCGTGCAGGCGGCGGTAGGCGTGCACGAGCCCGGCGAGCACCTGGGTGCCGATGAAGGCCACCAGGTGTGGGGGGAAGCGCTGGCCGTGGTCCAGGGCGTGCTGCATCAGCACGCTCAGGTCCCAGCCCTCCACCAGCTCCATGACGAGGAAGAGGCCCTCGGCGCCGCTGCCCACGTCGTAGACGCTGGCGATGTTCTGGTGCTGCAGGTGCGTGGCGAGCCGCGCCTCGGCGAGGAACATCCGGGCGAGGGTGGGATCCCGCGCCAGGTGCGGCAGCATGCGCTTGATGGCCACGGGCTTCTCGAAGCCACCCGCGCCCCGCGCCTTGCCGAGGAACAGCTCCGCCATGCCTCCCACGGCGAGCGGACGCACCAGACGGTAGCGGGACTCGTTCACGGGGCGCACCTCCGGGCAGCTCAGCCCCGGGGCTGGGTGAGCTCGCGCAGCAGCTTCCAGGGGTAGATGCCGGTGGAGTGCCCGTCACTGAAGACGAAGCTGAGCGCGTAGTTGCCCACGGGCTGCACCTGGGTGATGCGCAGCGAGGCGGGCACCTGGGACGCGTCCAGCGTGCGCTTGTTGGTCCACTCGTCCACGCACCCCGCGCACGGGCACTGCTGGCGCAGGTGCTGCGCGCTCGTGTCCGTCTTCAGCCCGTCCTCCCAGAGCAGGCGCAGGTGGAGGCCGTCCGCGGACGTCTCCGCCTCGGTGGCGGACAGGGGGCGCTCGGTGGGCTTGATGCGATCCCAGAAGCTCAAGGCGATTCCTCTCTCGGGGCCAGGAGTCGGCCCGGGTGCTGCTTACCACCGGGCGGGGGTGGATGGGCGGCGGAAGGCGATGGCGTCACGACGCCAGCTTCACGGGCAGGCGGTGCCCTTCCACTCGCACGCCGCGCTTCTTGAGCACCCGGCGCAGCGCCTCCACCACGGTGGGATCCAACTGCCGGCCGCTCAGGTTGTCGAGGATCTCCATGGCCTTCTCCAGCGGCATGGCCTTCTGGTAGGGGCGGGTGGAGGTGCAGGCATCGAAGGTGTCCGCGCACCCGACGATGCGCGCGAGCAGGGGGATCTCCTCGCCCTTGAGCCCGTCCGGATAGCCGGTGCCATCCCAGCGCTCGTGGTGGCTGCGCACGCACGCGCGCATGGGGCCCAGGAAGCTGATGGGCTTGATGATGGTGTCGCCGATGTCCGGGTGGCCACGCATGATGGCCATCTCCTCGTCGGTGAGCCGCGACTGCTTGCAGAGGATGGACTCCACGATGCCGATCTTCCCGATGTCGTGGAGGATGCCGCCGAACTGCAACTGCTTGAGCTCGCGCTCGGACAGGCCCATCTCCCGGCCGATCTCCACCGCCACGTCGCCCACGCGCTGGCTGTGGCCGCGGGTGTACGAGTCCTTGGAGTCGATGGAGTTGGCCAGCGCGACGATGGTTTCCAGGTAGCCCTGCTCGAGGCTCTCGTAGAGGCCGCGGTTCTCGTGGTCGTACGCGAGCAGCTGCTTGCTCATGTAGTTGAACGTCCGGGCCAGGTCGCCCAGCTCGTTCTTCTGGGGCACGTTGACCTCGAGGCCGAACTTGCCCTGGGCCAGCCGCAGCGCGCCCTCGGTGAAGCCCTTGAGGGGGCGGGTGACGCCGCGCGAGAAGAAGGCGGCGAGCCCCAGGGCCACCAGCGTGGCGGCGAGCACGGTGAGCAACAGCCGCCGCTCCATCGTCTCCACCTGCTTGTAGGCGAGCGCCACCGGCTGCTCGGAGATGATGGCCCAGTTGGGATCGGCCAGCGTGGCGTAGGCGGCCACCACGGCGTCCGCGCCCTCGCCGAAGTTGCCCACGTGGAGGATGTCCGTGTCCTGGGTGCGCGTCACGTCCTGGAGGAGGTAGGCCACCACGGGCCGCTTGGAGGCGTCCTGGTGGGCCACGAGTCCGCCTCCGCCGGCGATGACGAGGCCCCGGGTGTCGGTGAGGTAGACGAAGCCGGTGCTGCCCACGCGCTCCTGGGCGAGCATGCTCTGCAGCTCCCCGAGCGACACGTCCGCGGCGATGTAGCCCTGGATGGGCTCGCCCACGGAGAAGGCGAACGTCACCACGGCCTCGCCGTCGGTGCGCCCCACCACGTCCGCGTAGCGCAGGCCGTTGAGCCCCTCGAGCAGCTCCATGGCGCGCGCCTCGTGCTCGGCGAGCGCCGTGGGGGGCACGTCATTGACGGCGAAGGCCTGCAGGCCCGGCAGCCGCCGGCCATCCGGGCCCAGGACGGTGATGGCCTGGATCTCCCGGCGCTGGTTGAGCACCGAGCGCAGGTAGGTCTGCTGCTGCTCCAGGGGGAGGGAGAAGAACTGGGGCACGCGCGCCATGCTCATCACCGCGCGCGTGGGCTCGGCCAGGAAGGTCTCCGCCTTGAGCTTGAGCTGCTTGACGCGCTCCTGGGCCATCTCCTGGGCGTCGCGCACCAGCAGCTCGCGCGTGTCGGACACGGACAGCAGGCCCACCATCACCGTGGGCACCAGGCTGGCCACCAACATCAACAGCAGGAGCGTCTTGAAGAGCCGCATGGCGGAGGGGCCTCCCTGCTACTTCCACTTCGAGGACTTCACCTTGACGGGCAGGCGTTTGGCGGGGGGCTCCGCCACCTCGAAGCCCTGCTCGGCCGAGGCCTCGGAGCGCGAGTCGCGCGCGAGGGCGCGCACGCTCCAGCGGTAGGTCCCCGCGGCGAGCGGCACCTGGAGCTGGGGCTGCGAGGCGGGCATCACCCGGCGCTCGCCCTGGGCGGGCACCAGCTCCACCTCGTAGCTCTCGGCGCCCTGCACCGCCTGCCAGGAGATGCGCACGGGCTGCAGGCCGCTCTTGTCGGGCTTGACGCTCAGCCGCTGCTTGTCCCCGGGCTGGGTGGGGTGGGGCACGCCCAGCACCAGCCGCGGCGCCTGGCCCTTCTCCACCTGGACGCTGGCCCCGTCCTCGATGACCCGGGTGGTGCCGCCGCCCTCCACGGACACCCGGCCGGACACGGCCTTCACCACGGTGTCGCCCCGGTCGTTCACCACCACGCTCAGCCGGGTGGGCTGGGCGGGGCGCTCGGCCAGCCGCTTCCAGGCGTCGTCGGCCGTCTGGGCGGCCTCTGCATAACGCTCGTTGTGGAAGAGGGACTCGGCCTCCTTGAGCTTGGCCAGGGCCTCCTCGTGCTGGGGCGACTTGGGATCGGCCTGCGCCACCGAGTTGCGCGCCGACTCCAGCGCCATCTGCGCCCGCTCCCGATCGGCCCCCGGCAGCTTCAGCTTCGTGCCGGGCACGAGCGTGTCGCCCTGCAACTTGTTGAGCGCCTTGAGCTCACTGGCTCTGTCGCGGTTGCCCAGGGTTCGCTCGGCCACCTGGTCCAGCGACTCGCCGGCGCGGACCTCGACCTCGCCGGGCGCGAGGGACAGCAACGCCATCAGAAGGTAGAGCCTCATTGGAACACGATGTCCCTTCCGGCCCGGACCGTGGCCGCGGGGGTGGTGACGGAGAGCGACTGGTGCGAGGAGTCCTCCAACTCGGCGTCGACCCGTCCGCGCAAGACCGTCAGGTCCGTGCGCTCCTGGCCGGGGCGGGGCCGCGTCTCCGCGATGCCGATCAACGCGTCCTCGCCCAGGTTCACCACGCTGCCCTGCACGAAGACGACCTGCACTCCTGCTCCCGCCACGGTCCGTACCTTGTCATTCTCGAAGAGCGCCATGCCTTCCTGGGCGGGGAGCCATTCGTCTCCGGCCGCGCGTTTGACCTTCACGTCCCCATGCAGCCCCTTGAGCTGGGCGCGGCGCACCGGGGGCGGTACGGCCGGCACATGCACCGGCTCGACGGGCTTCTCATCGGCGGGGCAGGCCACGCCGAGGGCCGAGAGGGCGAGGACGAACATCATCGAATACCAGCGGTTGTTCACAGGGGGGGTCCAGCCCCCAGTGTACCGGGGAATGCAACCGGGACCCAGGGGGGCATGCTCCAACCGCCTGGTCGCTTCATTCCAGTCGACGGTGTTGCAGGCAAGGCAGATTTCGCCGGATTCGCGCGAGCAGTTCGGTATCCATCGCCGCCACGGCGAGCCCCTCGCCCTCGGAGGCCCGGGCCGTCACCAGCCCCCAGGGGTCCACCACCATGGCATGGCCCCAGGTGACGCGCTGGGGCGAGTGCCGCCCGCCCTGGGCCGGGGCGAAGAGGTAGCACTGGTTCTCGATGGCGCGCGCGCGCAGCAACACCTCCCAGTGGTCCTTACCCGTCATCAGGGTGAAGGCCGCCGGCACGGCGAGCAGCGTGGCCCCCCCTGCCGCCAGGCGCCGGTAGAGCTCGGGAAAGCGCAGGTCGTAGCAGATGGACAGCCCCAGGCGTCCCACCTCCGTGTCCGCCACCACCACCTCGTTGCCGGGGGCCACCGCCGCGGACTCGCGGTAGGGCTTGCCATCGCCCACGTCCACGTCGAACAGGTGCATCTTCCGGTACACCGCCAGCCGCGACCCATCCGGGCCGAAGACGACCGTGGTGTTGTAGAACCGACCCCCCGGTGCTCCCTCCTCGAGGATGGAGCCGGCCAGGAGGGTCACCTTGCGCTCGCGTGCCAGCTCGGCCATGCGCGAGAGCGAGGGGCCGTCGAGCGTCTCCACGGCGGAGGCCCGTTCCTCCTCCGGGCCCATCCAACTGAAGTTCTCGGGCAACCCGACGATGCGGGCTCCCAGGTCGGCGGCCCGCCGGACGAGCCGGGCGGCCGAATCGAGGTTGTGGGCCTTGTCCGCAGTGGACACCATCTGAGCAGCGGCGATGAGGTGCATGGCGTCGTTATAGCCGTCACCCCCTCGCGGAACCCCTGGGAATCCTTATGGCCGGGGGGAATGTTGGATGACGGAGCAAGGGGTGC containing:
- the rsmA gene encoding 16S rRNA (adenine(1518)-N(6)/adenine(1519)-N(6))-dimethyltransferase RsmA — its product is METPREILQRHGLRAKHSWGQNFLGDPDVLEAIADALELREGEPVVELGPGLGHLTRFLAATRAAVTVVEKDRDMIAVLEKEAIPGVRVVDGNAATVDFAEVAGAPEVKVAGNLPYHLTSSILFQVLEQREHVTRAVFTLQKEVVDRLSAEPGGREYGLLTAILGLYFSAENLFDIEAERFHPPPKVDSAVLRLIRRPEPLAPVVDGARFIRVVKAGFAQRRKTLINSLKSDKSLGTHEQLLAALAAAGIDPTRRAETLSSVEFAALERALGPVEEARGA
- the panB gene encoding 3-methyl-2-oxobutanoate hydroxymethyltransferase, with amino-acid sequence MKDKVTIHTLKRQKQAGQKICMVTAYDATFARLFDEAGADVLLIGDSLGMVVQGHDSTLPVTMDQMVYHSAMVARGTKRALVVGDMPFMSYQVSVQEAVRNAGRLVAEGNVGGVKLEGGAEFADVVSAIVRASIPVMGHLGLTPQSVHKMGGYVVQGRDEDAARKMMDDALALERAGCFSLVLEGVPLELARQITQKLTIPTIGIGAGKHCDGQVLVCYDLLGMNPDFKPKFVKRFTNLHGSITEAAGAYFSEVRAGSFPDEEHSFKGKQPVRLIPTQPAVTDALPTTEVGDKVGPIYGAPV
- a CDS encoding HD domain-containing phosphohydrolase; the protein is MRLFKTLLLLMLVASLVPTVMVGLLSVSDTRELLVRDAQEMAQERVKQLKLKAETFLAEPTRAVMSMARVPQFFSLPLEQQQTYLRSVLNQRREIQAITVLGPDGRRLPGLQAFAVNDVPPTALAEHEARAMELLEGLNGLRYADVVGRTDGEAVVTFAFSVGEPIQGYIAADVSLGELQSMLAQERVGSTGFVYLTDTRGLVIAGGGGLVAHQDASKRPVVAYLLQDVTRTQDTDILHVGNFGEGADAVVAAYATLADPNWAIISEQPVALAYKQVETMERRLLLTVLAATLVALGLAAFFSRGVTRPLKGFTEGALRLAQGKFGLEVNVPQKNELGDLARTFNYMSKQLLAYDHENRGLYESLEQGYLETIVALANSIDSKDSYTRGHSQRVGDVAVEIGREMGLSERELKQLQFGGILHDIGKIGIVESILCKQSRLTDEEMAIMRGHPDIGDTIIKPISFLGPMRACVRSHHERWDGTGYPDGLKGEEIPLLARIVGCADTFDACTSTRPYQKAMPLEKAMEILDNLSGRQLDPTVVEALRRVLKKRGVRVEGHRLPVKLAS
- the panC gene encoding pantoate--beta-alanine ligase gives rise to the protein MAPLVLRTVAETAAWVESLRRSGRSLALVPTMGYLHEGHLSLMREGRRRADVVAASIFVNPTQFGPNEDLSRYPRDLEGDLAKCASAGAEAVFTPEPAEMYPPGFQTSVTVGEVSQGLCGARRPGHFQGVATVVTKLLCLFKPRVALFGEKDYQQLQVIRALERDLSLGVEIVGMPTVREPDGLAMSSRNAYLSPEERHRALALSRGMAGAQALYQGGTREAAALVDVVRRELAAAGLREDYVELVDATTLKPLSAVTPGLPARMIVAAFAGKTRLIDNQPIGG
- a CDS encoding LysM peptidoglycan-binding domain-containing protein → MRLYLLMALLSLAPGEVEVRAGESLDQVAERTLGNRDRASELKALNKLQGDTLVPGTKLKLPGADRERAQMALESARNSVAQADPKSPQHEEALAKLKEAESLFHNERYAEAAQTADDAWKRLAERPAQPTRLSVVVNDRGDTVVKAVSGRVSVEGGGTTRVIEDGASVQVEKGQAPRLVLGVPHPTQPGDKQRLSVKPDKSGLQPVRISWQAVQGAESYEVELVPAQGERRVMPASQPQLQVPLAAGTYRWSVRALARDSRSEASAEQGFEVAEPPAKRLPVKVKSSKWK
- a CDS encoding carbon-nitrogen hydrolase family protein, with translation MHLIAAAQMVSTADKAHNLDSAARLVRRAADLGARIVGLPENFSWMGPEEERASAVETLDGPSLSRMAELARERKVTLLAGSILEEGAPGGRFYNTTVVFGPDGSRLAVYRKMHLFDVDVGDGKPYRESAAVAPGNEVVVADTEVGRLGLSICYDLRFPELYRRLAAGGATLLAVPAAFTLMTGKDHWEVLLRARAIENQCYLFAPAQGGRHSPQRVTWGHAMVVDPWGLVTARASEGEGLAVAAMDTELLARIRRNLPCLQHRRLE
- a CDS encoding deoxynucleoside kinase; the protein is MDNRYIVVEGPIGVGKTSLSNILAERFGARRIFEIVEENPFLANFYSDRQKYAFQTQIFFLLSRFKQQQELFQTDLFQSVTVSDYLFAKDRIFACLTLDSHELALYERVFEALAPRVTRPDLVIYLKARLDVLLHRIKKRGREFERQFDAGYLEELVHAYNDFFSRYTETPLLVVDTSDIDFVHNEGDLKGLLASIDRAQLSQGKRA
- a CDS encoding DUF971 domain-containing protein, which translates into the protein MSFWDRIKPTERPLSATEAETSADGLHLRLLWEDGLKTDTSAQHLRQQCPCAGCVDEWTNKRTLDASQVPASLRITQVQPVGNYALSFVFSDGHSTGIYPWKLLRELTQPRG
- a CDS encoding serine/threonine-protein kinase; its protein translation is MNESRYRLVRPLAVGGMAELFLGKARGAGGFEKPVAIKRMLPHLARDPTLARMFLAEARLATHLQHQNIASVYDVGSGAEGLFLVMELVEGWDLSVLMQHALDHGQRFPPHLVAFIGTQVLAGLVHAYRRLHDGRPVLTAHRDVSPSNILVSREGEVKVTDFGIARLEGVSVGSQPGTFKGKLPYSAPEVLRGEPATAASDQFALGVVLHELLSGRHPFEPGESEDPMALALAIIQMEPAPLPGVPPPLSAVILRALARAPAQRFPRPEDMAEALSRYLAQSGEPASSHALATFIAQLHPPPTLLEREEPAEQPHAQTHTVRQPTLPSDAMKPSDSELPPEEDWDEVPGGPALSTSGQVVRTEPVSTSPPPSRCGHCHAPLPQDGARCPRCGQTQPPVISPLGRDDTPLELAPPSRTPERAEPSPLELGEPRAAHAEPLRLAERAPQPVNTYVPVDMRGPWRRRLRSLLTTLLVLGGVGGALWVAWPHAEPLLTRLRASQGFAPHSAILSIQSTPSGATVSVDGKVVGTTPLFIDNTYPEQDIPVRLTLKGYKPWKGTITGNQPVSLDVQLKR
- a CDS encoding ClpXP protease specificity-enhancing factor SspB codes for the protein MDNKVPEKKARLLAALDKGMVMIHLDARRPGVLVPHSLRNESHLRLNLSYRFDPPDLTVGEWGVRCTLSFSGSRFKVAVPWSSLFAVTSHVTKESWAYPDDMPIELLQQSMVTTKVPEGVPEPASPPPPPVERPRAVLREVLPPPESPVPPPAESEGPKDEPPEPRRGHLRLVK
- a CDS encoding FecR domain-containing protein, yielding MMFVLALSALGVACPADEKPVEPVHVPAVPPPVRRAQLKGLHGDVKVKRAAGDEWLPAQEGMALFENDKVRTVAGAGVQVVFVQGSVVNLGEDALIGIAETRPRPGQERTDLTVLRGRVDAELEDSSHQSLSVTTPAATVRAGRDIVFQ
- the smpB gene encoding SsrA-binding protein SmpB, which encodes MSGAKGKGGGKGATGEPGIKIITENRKARASYSVDEKLEAGLMLTGSEVKALRAGTVNLSDAYALPKGDELYLLNAHIGTYNPSSFFSHEPLRGRKLLLHREQLDRWMAKVRERGYSIIPLLMYFKQGRAKVELGLCRGKTHEDRRQDIKERETKREMDRAMRRR